In Haloarchaeobius litoreus, the following are encoded in one genomic region:
- a CDS encoding lipopolysaccharide biosynthesis protein yields the protein MAIDDIPDDERESLLTIAHGAVITSGGQSLQRALTTATEYALAQGLGPVVYGVYAFAWRVAQLLFRLVNFGSVGTLQRYLAAYDDEPDRQGRVVALAYLTTVVVGLVLAGGLFLGGDWLNRVTVSHIDFPPTVRLFAALVVLVGLVNIHAGVLRATQSARGEVLFNRVLRPAVRLVGALGALLLGYSVVGVAGAFVLGMAGLALVGFPVVVSATGIRPLLSGLRSEARRFYNHSGPIALSSLGKVFQNRVDVMLVGFLLTASAAGVYNVVLVLVSLAWIPLLSFNMLLPPVASGLYADDEMATLNAVYSAVTRLIVTTVVPILVVLFVYGRAILSVFGPSFTAGYVPLVVYLGGVLVGSAVGATGWLLMMTDHQYARMALDWLLAVLNTLLTFAFVREFGLVGAALGTAVAIAVQNGIQVVLLRRFEGLWPFDATFLKPLGAGAATVVVMLLVREGLAGVGGVAVGLGLGALTYVGTLLLLGVNDRDRLVVGTLAARYRHGITATVTDHNPRE from the coding sequence GTGGCCATAGACGACATCCCCGACGACGAACGCGAGTCGCTCCTGACCATCGCCCACGGTGCGGTCATCACCTCCGGCGGCCAGTCCCTCCAGCGGGCGCTGACGACCGCGACCGAGTACGCCCTCGCCCAGGGGCTCGGCCCGGTCGTCTACGGCGTCTACGCGTTCGCGTGGCGGGTCGCCCAGCTGCTGTTCCGCCTCGTGAACTTCGGGTCGGTCGGGACGCTCCAGCGCTACCTCGCCGCGTACGACGACGAGCCGGACCGGCAGGGGCGCGTGGTGGCGCTGGCCTACCTCACGACGGTCGTCGTCGGTCTCGTGCTCGCCGGCGGACTGTTCCTCGGCGGCGACTGGCTCAACCGGGTGACGGTCTCGCATATCGATTTCCCGCCGACGGTGCGGCTGTTCGCCGCGCTCGTGGTTCTCGTCGGACTCGTCAACATCCACGCCGGCGTCCTCAGGGCGACGCAGTCCGCCCGCGGCGAGGTGCTGTTCAACCGCGTGCTCCGACCGGCCGTCAGGCTGGTCGGCGCGCTTGGGGCCCTGCTCCTCGGGTACTCGGTGGTCGGCGTCGCCGGCGCGTTCGTCCTCGGGATGGCGGGTCTCGCGCTCGTCGGATTTCCGGTGGTCGTCTCCGCGACGGGCATCCGACCGCTCCTTTCCGGGCTCCGGTCCGAGGCGCGGCGGTTCTACAACCACTCCGGTCCCATCGCCCTGAGCAGCCTCGGCAAGGTGTTCCAGAACCGCGTCGACGTGATGCTGGTCGGCTTCCTCCTCACGGCGAGTGCGGCGGGCGTCTACAACGTCGTGCTCGTCCTCGTGTCGCTGGCGTGGATTCCGCTGCTCTCGTTCAACATGCTCCTGCCGCCGGTGGCCTCCGGACTGTACGCTGACGACGAGATGGCGACGCTGAACGCGGTGTACTCCGCGGTGACGCGGCTCATCGTTACCACCGTCGTCCCGATTCTCGTCGTGCTCTTCGTCTACGGGAGAGCCATCCTGTCGGTGTTCGGCCCGAGCTTCACCGCCGGCTACGTCCCGCTGGTGGTGTATCTCGGCGGCGTCCTCGTCGGTAGCGCGGTCGGCGCGACCGGCTGGCTGCTGATGATGACCGACCACCAGTACGCCCGGATGGCGCTGGACTGGCTGCTCGCCGTGCTGAACACGCTGCTGACGTTCGCGTTCGTCCGGGAGTTCGGGCTGGTCGGTGCCGCGCTCGGCACGGCCGTCGCCATCGCCGTCCAGAACGGCATCCAGGTCGTCCTCCTGCGGCGCTTCGAGGGGCTCTGGCCGTTCGACGCGACGTTCCTGAAGCCGCTCGGGGCCGGCGCTGCGACGGTGGTGGTGATGCTCCTCGTCCGCGAGGGCCTGGCCGGGGTCGGCGGGGTCGCCGTCGGGCTCGGGTTGGGTGCGCTGACGTACGTCGGCACGCTACTCCTGCTCGGCGTCAACGACCGCGACAGGCTCGTCGTGGGAACGCTCGCCGCCCGGTACCGCCACGGAATCACCGCGACAGTCACGGACCACAACCCTCGGGAGTAG